The Virgibacillus dokdonensis genome includes a window with the following:
- a CDS encoding APC family permease, with the protein MENREQLTKSLKPHWVWAIAFGSAIGWGAFVLPVDWMSMAGPLGVILGFIIGAILMIIIGVSYGFLVEKLPVSGGEFTYAYYGLGRYHAFLCGWFLTLGYLSIVALNASALALLGKFLFPTFVETGLLYSIAGWDVYAIEVMIACIGLTIIAWLNIRGARITGFSQFLFCIILLSGVLLLTITMLFHSSSSFSNLQPLFKPEIGAASSIFAIVAIAPWAFIGFDNIPQAAEEFHFSPKKTFKIIVLALVCSAFVYCLTIIATGVSEPWANASQVGSAWGTGTIVENAYGKFGVFLLAIALIMGIFTGLNGFYMSTSRLLFAMGRAKVLPAIFGKLHTKHRTPHVGIIFTLLLTAAAPFFGREALLWVVDMSALGVTIAYFYACFVAYRIFAWSRTHIKNNKQIVAPKRKFFFFLGILCAITFFLLLVVPGSPGFLSTPSWIALLVWILLGIIFFLIRFQVYSRLSQHELDYSILGTEYIEKQTEPAIEKKLP; encoded by the coding sequence ATGGAAAATCGAGAACAACTAACCAAATCCCTTAAACCTCATTGGGTATGGGCAATTGCTTTTGGTTCAGCAATTGGATGGGGAGCCTTCGTATTGCCAGTAGATTGGATGTCTATGGCTGGTCCGTTAGGAGTCATCCTCGGCTTTATCATTGGTGCCATTTTAATGATTATTATAGGAGTAAGTTACGGATTTCTTGTAGAAAAATTACCCGTCTCAGGCGGAGAGTTCACCTACGCTTATTATGGACTAGGAAGATACCATGCATTTTTATGCGGTTGGTTTCTTACATTAGGATATTTGTCTATCGTCGCTTTAAATGCGTCTGCTTTAGCATTACTTGGTAAGTTTTTATTTCCAACTTTTGTGGAAACAGGATTATTATACAGCATTGCAGGTTGGGACGTATATGCTATCGAGGTTATGATTGCCTGCATAGGATTAACAATTATTGCTTGGTTAAACATACGTGGAGCAAGAATTACTGGTTTTAGCCAATTTTTATTTTGTATCATTTTACTTAGTGGCGTGTTATTGCTTACCATTACTATGTTATTCCATTCTTCTAGTTCCTTTTCCAATTTACAGCCATTGTTTAAGCCAGAAATTGGCGCTGCTTCTTCCATCTTTGCTATCGTAGCCATAGCTCCTTGGGCATTCATCGGCTTCGACAATATTCCTCAAGCGGCTGAAGAATTTCATTTCTCCCCTAAAAAAACGTTTAAAATTATTGTTCTTGCACTTGTTTGCTCTGCTTTTGTCTATTGTTTAACCATTATTGCAACTGGTGTGAGCGAACCATGGGCTAATGCTTCGCAAGTTGGCTCTGCTTGGGGAACGGGGACAATTGTAGAAAATGCTTACGGTAAGTTTGGTGTATTCTTACTAGCCATAGCACTTATTATGGGGATCTTTACTGGGTTAAATGGCTTTTATATGTCTACTAGTCGCCTACTATTTGCCATGGGCAGGGCAAAAGTTTTACCTGCTATTTTTGGTAAATTACATACCAAACACCGCACCCCACATGTTGGTATAATATTTACTTTATTATTAACAGCTGCAGCGCCATTCTTTGGACGAGAAGCCTTATTATGGGTTGTTGATATGTCAGCACTTGGTGTGACCATTGCCTACTTTTATGCATGTTTTGTTGCTTACCGAATATTTGCTTGGTCTCGTACACATATTAAAAATAACAAACAAATTGTAGCACCAAAGAGAAAATTTTTTTTCTTTTTAGGCATACTTTGTGCAATAACATTTTTTCTATTATTAGTTGTTCCTGGCTCACCTGGATTTTTAAGCACACCTTCATGGATTGCTTTGTTGGTTTGGATCCTACTTGGAATTATTTTTTTCCTTATCCGTTTTCAAGTTTATTCAAGACTATCTCAACACGAACTAGATTATTCTATTTTAGGAACGGAATATATTGAAAAACAAACAGAGCCAGCTATTGAAAAGAAATTACCCTAG
- a CDS encoding DUF3100 domain-containing protein: MNKNLLFLIAFALVIITISELIGFQAIPLGPFTIGLLPLVFAIILTMFLGLKLFRKGIMKKIYSEKNIHFASTYLILIMLPLMARYGADVAPQIRDILQVGWVFVIQELGNLGTVFIGLPVAILLGLRREAIGATLGIGREGELAYISEKYTLESKEGRGVLSIYIIGTLFGAIFFSVFAPILLDLGIRIEALAMASGVGSGSMMSAASATLVARIPEMESTILAYASASQLLTSFLGTFTMVFLAAPIQAFMYKKLVRGDKK, from the coding sequence ATGAACAAAAACTTACTTTTTTTAATCGCTTTTGCATTAGTTATTATTACCATCTCCGAATTAATAGGTTTTCAAGCTATACCATTAGGACCGTTTACAATTGGACTACTTCCTTTAGTTTTTGCCATTATATTAACGATGTTCTTAGGTCTGAAATTATTTCGTAAAGGAATCATGAAAAAAATATACAGTGAAAAGAACATTCATTTTGCTAGCACATACCTGATTTTAATTATGCTCCCTTTAATGGCACGATACGGAGCGGATGTCGCACCACAAATTAGAGACATCTTGCAGGTCGGTTGGGTATTTGTTATTCAAGAACTTGGTAATTTAGGAACGGTGTTCATCGGGTTACCAGTTGCTATTTTGTTAGGTTTACGCCGAGAAGCAATTGGTGCTACGTTAGGAATTGGCCGTGAGGGAGAGCTTGCATATATTTCAGAAAAGTACACATTGGAATCTAAAGAAGGTCGGGGCGTTCTTTCCATCTACATTATTGGAACATTATTTGGGGCTATCTTTTTTAGCGTTTTTGCACCAATTTTACTCGATTTAGGAATCCGAATTGAAGCACTAGCTATGGCATCTGGTGTGGGATCAGGTAGTATGATGAGTGCAGCATCAGCAACATTAGTCGCGCGCATCCCTGAAATGGAAAGCACCATTCTTGCATATGCTTCTGCCAGCCAACTTCTCACTAGTTTTCTTGGCACCTTTACAATGGTATTTTTAGCTGCGCCTATTCAAGCATTTATGTATAAGAAACTAGTTCGAGGTGATAAAAAATGA
- a CDS encoding M20/M25/M40 family metallo-hydrolase, translating to MQFKQQYEAIKQVAEDIYYHPELGYKEKRTKKQVIDYLKAVNPNIDIENFSLTGFKTSLGTKGTDDLHIAFIAELDAVYAPTHMYADEQTGAAHNCGHYSQIAIALALYQYFFKTKAYKNLDFKLTFVFVPAEEYLDLTYRQQLLQEGQISHYGGKPEAMKLGVFDDIDLSICVHAIGGEFSKRTIEINCDLAGFLYKKYAFEGKATHAGFDPFSSKNAYHMSTLFNTAIGLSRQQLKESEHVRINPIIMESDMSTNVIPNHIVVGTDLRTKSVDYLKETAEKLDDAAKGSAMALQGNVTIDTQMGYLPFVQDRYLSTFVEAAFHKNTEIDEILNGNFISAAGDIGDLSFIMPCIQIGYSGFTGTIHGDDFIDVDPTFIYEIFPRFLAQVLEQMSGSIDKAKLYKQSYKAYQELIASIVQNNSNPTKK from the coding sequence ATGCAATTTAAACAACAATATGAAGCCATAAAACAGGTCGCTGAGGATATTTATTACCATCCTGAACTTGGATATAAAGAAAAACGTACAAAAAAACAAGTCATTGATTATTTAAAGGCAGTAAACCCTAATATTGACATTGAAAATTTTAGTTTAACTGGTTTTAAGACAAGCTTAGGAACTAAAGGAACAGATGATTTACACATTGCTTTTATCGCTGAATTAGATGCAGTCTATGCACCTACCCATATGTATGCTGATGAGCAAACAGGAGCAGCCCATAACTGCGGTCATTACTCACAAATAGCGATAGCTCTAGCACTCTATCAATATTTCTTTAAGACAAAAGCATATAAAAATTTAGATTTCAAACTAACATTCGTTTTTGTACCCGCAGAAGAATACTTAGATTTAACCTACCGTCAGCAATTGTTACAAGAAGGTCAAATTAGTCATTATGGTGGGAAACCAGAAGCTATGAAACTAGGTGTTTTTGATGACATCGACCTAAGTATATGTGTGCATGCCATTGGCGGAGAATTTTCTAAACGAACCATTGAAATTAATTGCGATTTAGCTGGTTTTTTATACAAAAAATACGCTTTTGAAGGTAAAGCTACACATGCTGGATTTGATCCATTTTCTTCTAAGAATGCGTATCATATGTCGACGCTGTTTAATACTGCAATCGGACTTAGTCGTCAACAATTAAAAGAGTCAGAGCATGTTCGAATTAATCCAATCATTATGGAATCGGATATGTCTACAAATGTTATCCCTAATCACATCGTAGTAGGAACAGACTTGCGAACCAAATCTGTAGACTATTTAAAAGAGACAGCGGAAAAATTGGACGATGCGGCGAAAGGAAGTGCCATGGCTCTACAAGGAAATGTAACGATTGATACACAAATGGGCTATTTACCATTCGTACAAGATAGGTATCTATCCACATTTGTTGAAGCAGCATTCCATAAAAACACTGAAATTGATGAAATACTAAATGGTAACTTTATTAGTGCTGCAGGGGATATAGGCGACCTTTCCTTTATAATGCCATGTATACAAATTGGCTATAGCGGCTTTACCGGAACCATCCATGGAGATGACTTTATAGATGTCGATCCTACGTTTATTTACGAGATATTTCCGAGATTTTTAGCACAAGTACTGGAACAAATGAGTGGAAGCATTGACAAAGCAAAGCTATATAAACAAAGCTATAAAGCTTATCAAGAACTAATCGCTTCCATTGTTCAAAATAACTCCAACCCAACAAAGAAATGA
- a CDS encoding nucleobase:cation symporter-2 family protein codes for MKSLLEEDQFQRNQHLSKQERPRVLKSLMIGSQHVLAMDLFIPPIILAGLLSLSVANTALLIQMTFLACGIATVIQAGFAMKLPVMQGPSFIPLSALAAIGTTSGLGAMIGSLIPGAILIALLGYPFRIFSKIIQSFIPKLVAGTVIIVVGVALMPSAIQSIYTASGHFGTNVFIAALSMGVLVVCIYIGETFISFKFVKLFSVILALTIGTVVASFFGMLDFSSVYTAKWFAMPHLFAFGVPTFEWEAIMIVTFLYFIIMIETTGTWFTVSNVTGQPLDDRRLNGGALGEGIGCLIGACFGGTSVTGYSSNAGVVAITGVKSRYPVIAGGIILIALSMMPKIMNAIASIPAPVVNGVFALVCVVIMMNGFRVVKDIPFSERNMLMIGIPIMLTLFTIFLPAEIIEKMPDIIHYLLSSGMAVGVLAAVILNKLLPEKTNHIIRNVNNKPLTNHVDKHYETITGGKR; via the coding sequence ATGAAATCGTTACTCGAAGAAGACCAATTTCAGCGTAATCAACATCTATCTAAGCAAGAAAGACCACGAGTTTTAAAGTCACTTATGATTGGTTCACAGCATGTTTTAGCAATGGATTTGTTTATTCCACCTATTATTTTAGCTGGGCTTCTGTCGCTTTCTGTCGCAAATACAGCATTACTTATTCAAATGACATTTCTAGCTTGTGGTATTGCTACGGTGATACAAGCAGGGTTTGCAATGAAGCTACCTGTTATGCAGGGCCCTTCTTTTATACCATTGAGCGCTTTAGCAGCAATTGGAACTACCTCTGGACTAGGCGCTATGATTGGTAGCTTGATTCCTGGGGCCATATTGATTGCTTTGTTAGGCTATCCTTTCCGAATATTCAGTAAAATAATTCAATCTTTTATACCGAAACTTGTTGCTGGAACAGTAATTATTGTGGTGGGTGTTGCATTAATGCCAAGCGCCATTCAATCAATTTATACTGCTTCAGGTCATTTTGGCACGAATGTTTTCATTGCTGCTTTGAGTATGGGAGTGTTAGTAGTATGTATTTATATAGGAGAAACATTTATCAGTTTTAAGTTTGTGAAATTGTTTTCAGTTATTCTCGCCTTAACTATAGGCACAGTCGTAGCTTCATTCTTTGGTATGTTGGATTTTTCATCGGTGTATACAGCTAAGTGGTTTGCAATGCCACATCTTTTTGCTTTCGGTGTCCCCACCTTTGAATGGGAAGCGATTATGATTGTGACTTTTCTTTATTTTATTATTATGATTGAAACAACAGGCACCTGGTTTACCGTTAGTAATGTGACTGGACAGCCTCTTGATGATAGACGTTTAAATGGCGGAGCATTAGGAGAAGGTATTGGCTGTTTAATAGGCGCTTGCTTTGGTGGTACATCTGTTACTGGCTATTCTTCTAATGCTGGGGTAGTAGCTATTACTGGTGTGAAAAGCCGTTATCCGGTGATAGCTGGAGGAATTATTTTAATTGCATTAAGCATGATGCCTAAAATAATGAATGCTATTGCCAGTATCCCGGCTCCAGTTGTTAACGGTGTGTTCGCTTTAGTCTGTGTCGTCATTATGATGAACGGATTTCGAGTGGTAAAAGATATCCCGTTTTCTGAACGAAATATGTTAATGATTGGCATCCCAATTATGTTAACGTTGTTTACAATATTTTTACCAGCTGAAATTATTGAAAAAATGCCAGACATAATTCACTATTTATTATCTTCAGGAATGGCGGTTGGGGTTTTAGCAGCAGTTATATTAAATAAACTGCTACCTGAAAAAACAAATCATATAATACGAAATGTAAATAATAAACCATTAACAAATCATGTAGATAAACATTATGAAACGATCACTGGAGGAAAAAGATGA
- a CDS encoding amidohydrolase, with protein MKQTLLKNGYIISMNANREVFVHGDVLIEGNTIKAVGHVTKDSIHDDADVVDVTGKMVMPGLINTHVHLSQQLGRGIADDVDLLTWLRKRIWPYESSMTEEEAYISALACSIELIKSGVTTLAEAGGHHVDALGKAVKEVGLRAILSRSTMDMGEGLPLNWQETTNDALKKQEALIEKWHHTSDERIKMWFGLRTIFNCSDDLIRQTKQLADQYGVGIHMHAAEIMDEIRYTKEQRGASTIEHLHKLGLLDENLLTAHMVWLTDREMDLVMLHNVKVSHNPGAAMKVLGFARIPEMLEKGIDVSIGTDGAPANNRMDMMDEMYVTSLIHKGRTLDTTTVPAEQVLEMATVKAAKCLLWDREIGSLEQGKRADLIIIDPKQIGSFPMHDPIANIVYSMHASNVESSMCNGQWLMKDRNILTVNENEIIETAQQLAEGVVKRAGIHLKERFLHVR; from the coding sequence ATGAAACAAACACTTTTAAAAAATGGATATATTATTTCAATGAATGCAAATAGAGAAGTATTTGTTCACGGAGATGTTCTCATTGAAGGCAATACAATCAAAGCAGTTGGGCATGTTACAAAAGACAGCATTCACGATGATGCCGATGTAGTAGACGTTACTGGGAAAATGGTTATGCCAGGTCTTATCAATACGCATGTTCATTTGTCACAACAACTAGGTAGGGGCATTGCAGATGATGTGGATTTACTAACATGGTTGCGTAAACGAATTTGGCCATATGAAAGCAGTATGACAGAGGAGGAAGCGTATATTTCAGCCCTTGCTTGTAGTATTGAACTTATTAAATCAGGTGTTACGACTTTGGCTGAAGCTGGCGGTCATCATGTAGATGCATTAGGAAAAGCGGTCAAAGAAGTTGGACTTCGGGCTATTTTATCACGCTCAACCATGGATATGGGGGAAGGATTGCCATTAAATTGGCAGGAAACAACAAATGATGCATTGAAAAAACAAGAAGCACTTATAGAGAAATGGCATCATACTTCTGACGAGCGAATTAAAATGTGGTTTGGTTTACGTACTATATTTAATTGTTCTGATGATTTAATAAGACAAACAAAACAATTAGCTGATCAATATGGAGTTGGTATTCATATGCATGCAGCAGAAATAATGGATGAAATTCGTTATACAAAGGAACAACGTGGTGCTTCAACTATTGAGCATTTACATAAACTTGGTTTATTGGATGAAAACTTGTTAACAGCACATATGGTTTGGCTAACAGATCGAGAAATGGATCTTGTGATGTTACATAACGTTAAAGTTTCCCATAACCCAGGTGCAGCAATGAAGGTGCTCGGTTTTGCCAGAATTCCAGAAATGCTGGAAAAAGGAATCGATGTGTCCATTGGTACAGATGGCGCGCCCGCAAATAATCGTATGGACATGATGGACGAAATGTATGTAACATCACTCATACATAAAGGAAGAACATTGGATACAACGACTGTTCCCGCTGAGCAAGTCCTAGAAATGGCGACTGTAAAGGCAGCGAAATGTTTATTGTGGGATAGGGAGATTGGTTCATTGGAGCAAGGAAAAAGGGCTGACCTCATTATTATTGACCCTAAACAAATAGGAAGTTTCCCCATGCATGACCCGATTGCCAATATCGTTTATTCCATGCATGCAAGCAATGTAGAGTCTTCCATGTGCAATGGGCAATGGTTAATGAAAGATCGAAACATTTTAACCGTCAATGAAAATGAAATAATAGAGACAGCTCAGCAATTGGCGGAAGGTGTTGTGAAACGTGCAGGCATCCATTTAAAGGAACGCTTCCTGCATGTAAGGTAA
- a CDS encoding aromatic ring-hydroxylating oxygenase subunit alpha gives MKKDRLWQEWHPVLKETELHEDPKQVHILGERVVLFRNQKGVHAFKDLCIHRGAALSLGKVKNGNIVCPYHAWEYNDEGICVKIPALPCERAIPQKAKATVYHCQVYAGLIWVNLSEQPLPLLNYLEYSREGYRTAICGPYKVSANAPRVIENFLDISHLMFVHGGLLGDEDHAEVQNYDVTFVDGRFITSEIPIYQPNPDGRSVGGYTDYVYEILNPTTARFTKSVEGSSEEFIVLITVVQEADEQTKVFMLLTRNYDLDKPDEPFVEFQDLIFKQDLDVVESQKPELLPLDLQAEMHLKCDALTIAYRRWLDELGIETGTTPNYRKKREIVPS, from the coding sequence ATGAAAAAAGATCGATTATGGCAGGAGTGGCATCCAGTTTTAAAGGAAACGGAATTACACGAAGATCCAAAGCAAGTTCACATTCTTGGAGAAAGAGTAGTTTTATTTCGAAATCAAAAGGGAGTTCATGCATTTAAGGATTTATGCATTCATCGAGGTGCAGCATTGTCTTTAGGGAAAGTAAAGAATGGGAATATTGTTTGTCCATATCATGCTTGGGAGTACAATGATGAAGGGATATGTGTAAAAATACCTGCCCTACCATGCGAGCGTGCCATTCCACAAAAGGCGAAAGCCACGGTATATCATTGTCAAGTGTATGCGGGATTAATTTGGGTAAACTTAAGTGAACAGCCTTTACCATTATTAAACTATCTAGAATATAGTAGAGAAGGATATCGGACTGCTATTTGTGGCCCTTATAAAGTGAGTGCTAACGCACCTAGAGTCATTGAGAACTTCCTTGATATTTCGCATCTTATGTTTGTTCATGGTGGTTTATTGGGAGATGAGGATCATGCTGAAGTGCAAAATTATGATGTTACGTTTGTTGATGGTCGTTTTATCACAAGTGAAATACCAATCTATCAGCCCAATCCAGATGGTCGTTCAGTAGGTGGCTATACGGACTATGTATATGAAATACTTAATCCTACTACAGCTCGTTTTACCAAATCAGTTGAGGGTTCAAGTGAAGAATTCATCGTCCTCATTACAGTCGTACAAGAAGCGGATGAACAAACAAAAGTGTTTATGCTATTAACTAGAAACTATGATTTAGATAAGCCGGATGAACCATTTGTGGAGTTTCAAGATCTAATATTTAAACAAGATTTAGATGTGGTTGAAAGCCAGAAGCCTGAGTTATTGCCGTTAGATTTGCAAGCCGAAATGCATTTGAAATGTGATGCTTTAACCATTGCTTATCGTCGCTGGTTAGATGAACTTGGCATAGAAACCGGAACTACTCCTAATTATCGAAAAAAGCGTGAAATAGTACCATCTTAA
- a CDS encoding 2,3-butanediol dehydrogenase, translating to MKAAVWYGQKDIRVEEREQKPLKDTEVKVKVAWAGLCGSDLHEYEEGPVFIPTEKEDELAGGIAPLTMGHEFAGVIEEVGAKVTNFKPGDRVAVNPTITHGNKSEDLDPYDGFSFVGLHTDGGFTSFANVPENNVYLLPEPLTLQDGALIEPTAVAVQAVKEAGMQFGDTVAVFGAGPIGLLTILAARAAGASKIIALDLSETRLEKAKEVGATHVINSGETDPVKAVFDIVPEGVNASFEVAGVAPTFKQSIEVTKPRGTMVIVSIFARPIEWNPMQLTGKGVKITSTIAYTPTSFQQTIDLMASGQLKPQSIITNQIQLDDIVEKGFELLSTDKSQAKILIELSGEK from the coding sequence ATGAAAGCAGCAGTATGGTATGGACAAAAAGACATTCGCGTAGAAGAAAGAGAACAAAAACCATTAAAAGACACAGAGGTTAAAGTAAAGGTTGCATGGGCTGGTCTATGCGGTAGTGACTTACATGAGTATGAAGAAGGTCCAGTATTTATTCCAACAGAAAAAGAAGATGAATTAGCTGGTGGTATTGCGCCGCTTACCATGGGGCATGAATTTGCTGGTGTCATTGAAGAAGTTGGGGCAAAGGTAACAAACTTCAAACCAGGCGACCGCGTAGCTGTAAATCCAACTATTACGCATGGCAACAAATCAGAAGATCTTGATCCATATGATGGTTTTTCTTTTGTAGGCTTGCACACAGATGGTGGATTCACATCTTTTGCCAATGTTCCAGAAAACAACGTGTATCTTTTACCAGAACCATTAACTTTACAAGATGGGGCATTAATTGAACCTACAGCAGTAGCAGTTCAAGCTGTGAAAGAAGCTGGCATGCAATTTGGCGACACTGTTGCAGTATTTGGTGCTGGTCCAATTGGTTTGTTAACCATCCTAGCAGCAAGAGCAGCTGGAGCAAGCAAAATTATCGCATTAGACTTATCTGAAACACGTTTAGAAAAAGCAAAAGAAGTTGGTGCGACACACGTCATTAATTCAGGGGAAACAGATCCAGTAAAAGCTGTTTTCGATATCGTACCTGAGGGTGTCAATGCTTCATTTGAAGTTGCTGGTGTAGCGCCTACTTTCAAACAATCTATTGAAGTAACAAAACCACGTGGAACGATGGTCATCGTTTCTATTTTTGCTAGACCAATTGAGTGGAACCCAATGCAACTAACTGGAAAAGGTGTGAAAATCACTTCTACTATTGCGTACACACCAACATCTTTCCAACAAACAATCGACTTAATGGCAAGTGGACAATTAAAACCACAATCCATTATTACTAACCAAATTCAATTAGATGACATCGTAGAAAAAGGATTTGAATTATTATCTACAGATAAGTCTCAAGCTAAAATTTTAATTGAGCTAAGTGGCGAAAAATAA
- the dapA gene encoding 4-hydroxy-tetrahydrodipicolinate synthase, with product MNFGQVITAMVTPFDNNENIDFYAVEKLVNYLIENGSDSLVIAGTTGESPTLTNDEKIALFKHVVTVSKGRAKIIAGTGSNNTKASIELTKLAEKTGVDAIMLVTPYYNKPSQEGIYQHFATIANATHLPIMLYNVPGRTSVQVEADTINRLSNIENIVSVKEASGNLDQMTTIISNTPDSFTLYCGDDSLTLPAIAIGANGIVSVSSHIIGNQMQEMIQHFRNGDITTSAKSHQKLLPIMKAMFAQSSPAPVKSALNMLGITVGDVRLPIQNLTKMEWDTLEQQLTATGILK from the coding sequence ATGAATTTTGGCCAAGTTATCACTGCAATGGTAACACCATTTGACAACAACGAAAATATTGATTTTTATGCCGTTGAAAAACTTGTCAACTACTTAATTGAAAATGGATCGGATAGCTTAGTTATTGCTGGTACTACTGGAGAATCACCAACGTTAACCAATGATGAAAAAATAGCTTTATTTAAACATGTAGTTACAGTTTCTAAAGGACGAGCAAAAATAATAGCCGGAACAGGTTCTAATAATACGAAAGCTTCCATTGAATTAACCAAGCTGGCTGAAAAAACTGGTGTCGACGCAATTATGCTTGTCACCCCTTACTACAACAAGCCTTCTCAAGAAGGTATTTATCAGCATTTTGCTACGATTGCTAACGCAACACATTTACCAATAATGCTTTATAACGTACCTGGCAGAACTTCTGTCCAAGTGGAAGCGGATACGATCAATCGTCTTTCTAACATAGAGAATATTGTATCGGTTAAAGAAGCAAGTGGTAATTTAGATCAAATGACAACCATAATCTCTAACACTCCAGATAGTTTCACTTTATACTGTGGAGATGATAGCTTAACGCTACCTGCCATTGCCATTGGTGCAAATGGCATTGTATCCGTTTCCTCTCATATTATTGGTAACCAAATGCAGGAAATGATCCAGCACTTTAGAAATGGTGACATCACCACAAGCGCAAAATCGCACCAAAAATTACTGCCAATAATGAAAGCAATGTTTGCTCAGTCAAGTCCGGCTCCGGTTAAAAGTGCTCTAAATATGCTAGGCATTACGGTTGGAGATGTCCGTCTACCAATACAGAACTTAACAAAAATGGAATGGGATACACTAGAACAACAACTTACTGCCACTGGTATTTTAAAATAG
- a CDS encoding CueP family metal-binding protein, with amino-acid sequence MKLKSLLLFLILSLFGLILVACNNDDTTSETEENSDKVDVKQLVNDYSTDKKEAESASITGEELVVNTTAGKEKSYELPKDEFFVSIAPFVEQTHPCTYHSLTGCQGEMVMKEFDVYIEDEDGNVVVDEKVMSLANGFIDLWVPRDKKYHITIEHDGKQVQSEFSSYTEDPTCLTNMQLT; translated from the coding sequence TTGAAATTAAAATCCTTACTACTCTTCTTGATACTATCACTATTTGGACTAATACTAGTCGCATGTAATAACGACGATACGACAAGTGAAACTGAAGAGAATAGTGATAAAGTAGACGTTAAACAGTTAGTAAACGATTACAGCACGGACAAAAAAGAAGCAGAATCAGCTTCAATTACAGGTGAAGAGCTAGTTGTAAATACTACAGCTGGAAAAGAAAAAAGCTATGAACTCCCTAAAGATGAATTTTTCGTTTCTATTGCTCCATTCGTAGAACAAACGCATCCTTGTACTTACCATAGTTTAACAGGATGCCAAGGCGAAATGGTAATGAAAGAATTCGATGTATATATTGAAGATGAAGATGGTAATGTCGTTGTCGATGAAAAAGTAATGTCTTTGGCAAATGGTTTTATTGACTTATGGGTTCCTAGAGACAAAAAATACCATATAACAATAGAGCATGATGGTAAACAAGTTCAATCTGAATTTTCCTCTTATACAGAAGACCCAACCTGCCTCACTAATATGCAATTAACGTAG